A segment of the Catenulispora sp. EB89 genome:
GGGCCAGATCAACCGTTGCCGCTACGAGCTGACCGGTGACCGGCAGGCCGGGCTCCGTGCGCGAGACTTCTACCGCCAGGCCGCCAACCAAGAGTCGGCGGCAGCTATCACCCGTATCCAGGCCGCGCGCAACGCCGGGATGCTAGGCGAGATGCTCAATGACAGCGCCGGGGCGTGCGAAGACCTGGGCTCGGCCGTCAAGCTGCTGGAGCGGGTAGTATCCCCCGCGCTGGGACACGGCGACCAAGAGCGGCTGTTGGCTGACTTGACGGGATTGCCGCGCGATGCCGCCGCACTGGCGATCGCAAGCGGGGACCTTCGCGAGGCCGTAGTGCTTCTTGAACAGGGTCGTGGTGTGCTTCTGGGCAGGATGGCCAATGCGCGCACCGCCTATGACGAACTGCGCGATCGGGAACCAGAGCTGGCCGAACGGTTGCGCAATGTGCAGAGTCGCCTGGATCAGGTGGCTGCGCCGGCACCGAGCGCCATGCTCGAGGGCAGCGTAGCTGCTGCCGCGGCGGGCTCGGCTCACAGCAGCGCCGACCAGCGCGCCGAACTCGCCGGCCGCTACCAACAACTTGTGGAGGAGATCCGCACGCAGCCAGGGTTCGATGGCTTCCTGCGCCTTCCTGGCTTCCAGCAACTTGTGCAGGCTGCTGCCGCTGGCCCAGTAGCGGTCGTCAACATCAGCGACTACCGGTGCGATGCCCTGGTGCTCACCGGCGACGACGTGCTGCATGTTCCGCTGCCACAGGTGAGCTCGCAGAACGTGCAGGAGCAGGCGACGGCGTTCCTGGAGGCGACCGATTCTGCGGACTCCGCTGCCGTCAACACGGTGATGGAGTGGACCTGGTACAACATCGCCGAGCCAGTACTGCAGGCCCTGGCGATGACCAGTTGTCCAGCCGCCGGTGCCGCCGTCCCACGCCTGTGGTGGTGCCCCACCGGGCTGGCGGCGTTCCTGCCGCTGCATGCTGCCGGGCACCACGACCGCGTGCCCGCCGACGGCACCGCCGGCAGCGTCCTGGACGCCGCCGCCTGCTCATACACCGGATCCGTACGATCCCTGATCCGCCTACGCCGCATCCAACCCGCGACGCCTGATGCCGGGGCGAAGATGCTGGTCGTCGCGATCGAATCCTCGCCTGAGTTCCCGACAGCATCTGCACTTTCGGGAGTGCAGCGCGACATCGAGGAGTTGTCCGCGCGCTTCACAGACCCCACCGTGTTAGCTGGCGCCGACGCCATCAGTGATGCCGTGCTCACCGAGCTTGCACAGCATCCCTACGTCCATTTCGCGTGCCACGGCGTGTCCGATCTCGACTCCCCGTTCGACGGATTCCTGGTGCTATACGACGGCCGCCTGAATGCGCGGCGAATCGCGACTCAACACTTGCCCACCGCCCGGCTGGCATTCCTCGGCGCATGCGAGACGTTCCGCGGCGGCACCGCACTGCCCGACGAGTCGATCAGCCTGGCCGCAGTGCTGCAAACAGCTGGCTATGGCGACGTGGTAGCCACACAGTGGATGGTCAACGAGCTGCTCACCGCCACAGTCGCCGGGAAATTCTATGATGCGGTGCTGCGCCCCGACTCCGACGGCACAGCTCACGCGCTTCGGGAAGCGATCCGTGCCGTACGCGCCGAAAGCGACGGCGTACCACCGGTGTACTGGGCACCCTTCATACACACGGGGCCGTAGGCCGCAGCACCTGGCGCGAAGCGTGATGTGAGCGCAAGTTGCGACGCCACCGTTGCCAAAGCAGGTGCCACGACGGCACGTCCCCTGGGCTGACCCCCGAGTTGTAGACACCTTGATACTTAGGTCGAAGCTCGGCGTCCCATGCCACGCCGGGGGCGCCCACCTCGCCTAGATCAGCTGTGCTCTTGCAGGAACCAGTTCTGGGTGTCCTTCTCGCGATCGAGCCTGGCGAGCATGGCTGGGGGCGGGTAGGTGTCCGCCTGGGGGAGATCGACGGCGAGCCCGTCCTTGTCGCCGGGACCCAGCAGACGGGCGGGGACGGCGATGATGACGAAGTCCTCATCGGAGCCGGGCCGCAGGTCCCATCGCCTCGGTTCCATGCCGTAGACGAGCGGCGCGGCGACTCGAGGGTCGCCGGCGCACGACAAGTACATCCGGAGGCCCTGGAACTCCGTCCAGATCGTGACGGTGCCATCGTCTTCGTTCCTGACCTGCCAGATCGGGGGCAGCAGGCTGCCACGGGAGACGATCACCGGGGATCCGGGGGCGGGGTCTCGGATGACCAAGGATCCGATGTGGTCTTGGTCTAGGAACCGGTAGGCGCCGTTGGACACCAGGGCCATGGAGGTACCTCATTCTGCGGCAGGACGCCGCGGCAGCGGCGCGTTCGGCCGGGCGCCTACCCGCGCCGCGGCCGACAGAACCAGGATTTTGCTACGGTTCACCCTTCTCAGCGCCGCTCTCTCCGGTACCTAATGGCCACGCTCACGACATCGTCCGAGGACGGTCGGGCTCCCTCGCGAAGGGCACAGAGGCGTCCTTCAGTATCACGTCAACCCGCCGCAGCTCCGGTCCTCTGCTCGCAACCACTTGAAATACTCGCGGCAATGGTCCGACTTGTGGCGCGTCCGCGCCGACGCCGACACGCCACCGTGGAGAAGGTGCTGGCCGAAGCAGGGCATGCCTGGCAGCGCAGGGTTCGAGTCATCTCGCGGTCGGGGGCCTCGGCACGACCTTGGGGGCTTCGCTTGACGATGGTCCGCCTCAAGGCCGTGCTGCCGGGAACGACGCTCAGCCTCCGAGATGCCGACGTGAGCCTGCCGTCTTTAAGGGCTCCCGGCCCGCTGGCTTGTCAGACGGTCGGCGAGTTCATAGAGGTCGCGGTCGGGCTCGTCGTCGAGCGCGGCGAGTCGTACCTCCAGGAGTCGAAGTGTCTTCCTCATCTCGGCGTGTCGGCCGAGGTGGGCCTGGACTTTCATGATCTTGGCGTAGAGCTCCTGGTTGCAGTCGGCGTCGGCGACTGCGCGTTCCAGTACGTGCAGGGCGAATTCGGGGCGGGCGTCGGCGGTGAGGTCGGCCAGGCGGGCGCAGGCGTCGCCGAAGCGGCGCGATTCGGCTTCGCGGTCGACGATCAGCCAGTCGGCGTGGATGCCGGTGGCGAGGTGTCCGCGGTAGGTGTCGATGGCGGCTTCGAGTGCTGTGGTGCGTTCGGCTTCGTCGCGGGTGCGGTTGGCGGTGTCGAGGTGCTTGGTGAAGCGGGCGAGGTCGGTGGTGATTTCGACGGGGTCGAGCAGGTAGCGGGCGCCGCGGTTGGTGATGTACATCGTCTTCGCCTCGCCGGTGGCGGTGCGGATGCGGGTTCTCGCGTGGTAGACGGTGGAGCGGAAGGTTTCGGCGCTGCCGTTGTTGGTGCCGTCGGGGTTAATCCAAAGGGCGGCGATGATCTCATCGCGAGCGATGCCGTTGGGGTGCAGCGCGAGGAACGTCAGGATCGACGTCTCCTTGTTGTTCAGCACGACTTCACGGCCGTCGATGGTGACGGTGACCGGGCCCAGGACGTTGACGTGGACTCGCGGGAGCGGCGGAAGAGCCGTGGCCGCCGTGGCCTGCGTAGGGATGGTGGCAGGTTGCAGGGTCGACGCCTCATCAGGCGTGTCGGTGGCCGTGTCCAGGTCGGGTTCGACTTGCGCGAGTAGAGCCTGTGCTTCCGACGCTGAAAGAGAGAAGGCCTGCACGCCGTCGAGCTGTTCGTTCGTGCTGCGAGAGCGTTGATCGTGGTCGATCTCAGCTGTCGTCCCGGTATCCCACGGTCCCAGAAGGATCGCGTGCAGGTCCACGGTCCGGCCGACGTCCAGGATCGCGGCCAGGCGCGGGGTGATGGCCGGCGAGGGTGTTGCGATCAGGACGAGCGGCTCGAGTGTCTGCTCCGGGTAGAAGCGGCGCACGTCCGCGGCACTGCGGACGCCGAGATCCGCCACGGTGCGGCGCCGGTCCTGGTACTCGGCTTCCAGCATGTCGACGGCGTCGTCCAGGTCGGTTGTGATCTCCAAGCGGGGAACGTGCGGGGGCTCGTTGGCCAGCAGAGTTGCGAGATCGGCCGAGGGAATGAGGACCCGCATGTGGTCCAGGCTCGCCAACGGCCCGCCGTTGGCGAGGATTCCGACCAGCAGCGCTCGGGCCGTGCTCAACGCGCCTGGGCCACTCAAGCCGAGGCCGGCATGGTCTCGCAGGACCAGTCCAATCTCGTGGTCGCCGTCCGTGCCGAACGAGAGCGAGCCCGGCGCGGTGAACTCGGCGTACGACGCGGGAATACTCGGCCCGGTCAGCCCCGATCTGGACCGTTCCTCCGAGGTGGTAACTGCCTGCTCCGGCAGCCGGAGGTCAGGGCGCTCAGGTCCGGGGTCGTCGAGCCCGGACAGGTATGGGTCGTCGTCTTCGGGGTCGAGGTCGCCGTCCTGGAAGTAGCCGAGAGCGGGCGGAGCCAGCGTCGCCAGATGGGCTCGCTCGATCTCGGCGACCGACTCCGGAACTGCTGGTTGGGGTGTGTCCAGCGGGATCGGCCAGCGTGCGGTGGTGCGGATCCGGCGACGTTTGCGGGCCAAGGCGATCGCTGCGGCGAGGGCGCCGGCGAGACTGACGCCCACCACTCCCCCGCCGGGAAGGTTTACGAACGATCGATCGCGATGTGCCCTCGGCCGTGCGATGACCTCGCGCACGTGAGTGTTCGCAACTGCTGCGCCGGTGCTGGGGACGGCCTGTGTACGGGAACTATTCGGCGCCGTCTGCACCGCGGACTCGCCGGCGGCGACGGTGCGCGGAGAAAGCGCGATGGAAGGCACAGCGGCATCGGTCGGTCGCGGAACCGTAGAAATGGGCGACGCGGCAGGAGCTTGGGCGGTGGCACTCGACGCGGGCATCTCCAGAGTCCAGCCGGGCAGAATCAGGTCGGGATCCGACAGCCGTTGCCCGTCCGCTTGGATGCGGGCACGGTTGGCGTTGTAGATCTCGCGCCAGCGCTCAGCGTCGCCGAGGTGTTGTGCGGCGATGCCCCAAAGCGTGTCGCCATCGACGACCGTGTACGTCGCGGACGACGTTGTCGCCGTCGGCTCGGCGGGGACGACCGGTACAGCGGAACTGGCAGCGGGCTTGGCCGGGGTGATGAAGCCAGTCTTGGCCGCCGCCGGGGTCCGAGATGTAAGCACCGATACGACCAGAGCGGCCAAAAGCACTGCCACCAGTGAAGCCGCAGGCCCCGCTTGCCGATCGCGAATCGCGGGCGCGGTCTGGCGTGCGACCGCGACGGCATCGGCGACTGCGCCCGGCACCTGGACGACGAGCTGTCGGACGAACGCCGCCCAGTAGCACCATCCGACGATCCCGAGGAGATCCAGGACGAAGCGTGCCCGGTCGATCCGCCATACATCCAGCCACGGCCCCACCTGGCTCAGCGACGTCGGCAGCGGTCGGGGGAAGGGGACGCCGAGCGCATCGGCGAGAAACCACGGGACCCCGCCGACGACTGCGACCAGGAGCGCCAGCGCGAGCAGTCCGCGAACGACTCGGATCAGGGTTCTCATGGTGTGCTCGCATCCGACGTGACTGGGTGTGCGGTCGCGCGGCCGGCAACGTGGATCACGTCCAGGCCGCCGACATTCAGCAGCTGGGTTCGGTAGCCGGCCCGCACGGTGACGGTCACCGCATCAGCGGAAGCCGTCACCGTGTACTGGTCGCCCGTCGCTGCGAGGTACTTCTCGGCCGCGGCGCGGGCCCGTAGCGGGTCCACGGCTGGCCGTCCTGTCTGGCGGTAGGCGATCACGTCCAGGGCATCGGCTCCCGCTCGGGCAGCTTCAGCCGCCTCGCCGAGAACCCGGTCCTTGGTGGAAAGCGCCGCGCCGCCGTCCAACACCAGACCGGATGCGAGGAGCAGGGATGGAACAAGGAGAACCGTCAGAATGATCATGGTGTGCTCCGGAACGGATCCACTGGGCTCACTGACGAGGCGGTCAAGGTCTGGGTGCCAGGTAGTAACCCGGTGATGGCCTGCAGAGAGATGTGGCAGGAGATCGTGACCCGTACCACCCCACCGGGTTTGAACGAGGCGGTATCGACCTTCACGTCCCTCCGGGTGCAGGCGGCACTACTGGGGATGGTCGCGGCCGTCTGCTCGCCGACGGCTCGCGCCCGCGGAGAGGTTGTCGCTAGAGATGCGGCACGGGAGGCGGCGTGCGCCGCGGTGCTGACGTCGATATCGGCCATGGCCAGCCGTCCGAGGAGTACGACGAACATCATCACCAGCAGCAGGAACGGCGCGATGAGCACCATTTCGACGAGGCTGGTTCCGGTGTCCGATCGCAGAGATCTCCGCTTCCTCACGTTCGGTCCCCGATGGACTCGGTCGGCGCGGTGACCGTGACGTGCACCGGGAGCTTCAGGAACGGCACGATCTGTTCGGCGTATCCGCTCACCTCGACACGGGCCTCCCGGGCACTGCGCTGCACCGTCACCCGCCCGTCATGCAGCGTGCTCTTGTCGAAATCGGTCAGGTAATGCTCGGTTGCGTCCTGCCCCGCGGCGACGGTGCCGCCTTGGACTCGCGCTGCCTCCAGACCTTGAGACGCGGCCAAATGCGCGAT
Coding sequences within it:
- a CDS encoding TadE family protein; translated protein: MRKRRSLRSDTGTSLVEMVLIAPFLLLVMMFVVLLGRLAMADIDVSTAAHAASRAASLATTSPRARAVGEQTAATIPSSAACTRRDVKVDTASFKPGGVVRVTISCHISLQAITGLLPGTQTLTASSVSPVDPFRSTP
- a CDS encoding TadE family protein, with translation MRHALPRPRGDAGSATVQMVFAAPVIGLIIFSTFAFVLYFHAEQIAHLAASQGLEAARVQGGTVAAGQDATEHYLTDFDKSTLHDGRVTVQRSAREARVEVSGYAEQIVPFLKLPVHVTVTAPTESIGDRT
- a CDS encoding CHAT domain-containing protein codes for the protein MTVAGSTPTDPRAFVDAALRLGRRPGAMSDLKNLDKVIAWLEPSVGLLSRSDRPRLEGQLLLVAALLWRYEQSNDESFLDRAIKLLEGYASEYPSHGYRRTKYLEMMAWASVRAAESSDTVAAAENALHNARLADREASNDATILMWLGIALVMCSERTGRTRLLHKAVDAHERAVALTDADDLLLASRQSVLGNALTFRAALLSDTSDMQRAIRAHRKAVAAAQESDPGLATFLGNLGNALLQEYDLLGDPQSLAEAISVQREAVASSRSKHVQHVVHLEGLANALLYQYERFGDEDAVAKSIALRRCILKQLAEDHPMRVRVQSNLAGVLLRRSERSEDTDSLSEAEHLIRQVLEKTDPSSPQMPNRANMLGVVLGRRWQSGTGTPADLDESVTRLRKAIDSAPDGAVLLPMFQSNLAVFLIDVFERLRSEDRVKAERALLEAVNLHRQAVHATPLGHSEHGRRVANLAVVLTARAQYDQDPQILDEADAVCQPVLDFLAEHDPDRSRCLSVAGQINRCRYELTGDRQAGLRARDFYRQAANQESAAAITRIQAARNAGMLGEMLNDSAGACEDLGSAVKLLERVVSPALGHGDQERLLADLTGLPRDAAALAIASGDLREAVVLLEQGRGVLLGRMANARTAYDELRDREPELAERLRNVQSRLDQVAAPAPSAMLEGSVAAAAAGSAHSSADQRAELAGRYQQLVEEIRTQPGFDGFLRLPGFQQLVQAAAAGPVAVVNISDYRCDALVLTGDDVLHVPLPQVSSQNVQEQATAFLEATDSADSAAVNTVMEWTWYNIAEPVLQALAMTSCPAAGAAVPRLWWCPTGLAAFLPLHAAGHHDRVPADGTAGSVLDAAACSYTGSVRSLIRLRRIQPATPDAGAKMLVVAIESSPEFPTASALSGVQRDIEELSARFTDPTVLAGADAISDAVLTELAQHPYVHFACHGVSDLDSPFDGFLVLYDGRLNARRIATQHLPTARLAFLGACETFRGGTALPDESISLAAVLQTAGYGDVVATQWMVNELLTATVAGKFYDAVLRPDSDGTAHALREAIRAVRAESDGVPPVYWAPFIHTGP
- a CDS encoding BTAD domain-containing putative transcriptional regulator, whose protein sequence is MRTLIRVVRGLLALALLVAVVGGVPWFLADALGVPFPRPLPTSLSQVGPWLDVWRIDRARFVLDLLGIVGWCYWAAFVRQLVVQVPGAVADAVAVARQTAPAIRDRQAGPAASLVAVLLAALVVSVLTSRTPAAAKTGFITPAKPAASSAVPVVPAEPTATTSSATYTVVDGDTLWGIAAQHLGDAERWREIYNANRARIQADGQRLSDPDLILPGWTLEMPASSATAQAPAASPISTVPRPTDAAVPSIALSPRTVAAGESAVQTAPNSSRTQAVPSTGAAVANTHVREVIARPRAHRDRSFVNLPGGGVVGVSLAGALAAAIALARKRRRIRTTARWPIPLDTPQPAVPESVAEIERAHLATLAPPALGYFQDGDLDPEDDDPYLSGLDDPGPERPDLRLPEQAVTTSEERSRSGLTGPSIPASYAEFTAPGSLSFGTDGDHEIGLVLRDHAGLGLSGPGALSTARALLVGILANGGPLASLDHMRVLIPSADLATLLANEPPHVPRLEITTDLDDAVDMLEAEYQDRRRTVADLGVRSAADVRRFYPEQTLEPLVLIATPSPAITPRLAAILDVGRTVDLHAILLGPWDTGTTAEIDHDQRSRSTNEQLDGVQAFSLSASEAQALLAQVEPDLDTATDTPDEASTLQPATIPTQATAATALPPLPRVHVNVLGPVTVTIDGREVVLNNKETSILTFLALHPNGIARDEIIAALWINPDGTNNGSAETFRSTVYHARTRIRTATGEAKTMYITNRGARYLLDPVEITTDLARFTKHLDTANRTRDEAERTTALEAAIDTYRGHLATGIHADWLIVDREAESRRFGDACARLADLTADARPEFALHVLERAVADADCNQELYAKIMKVQAHLGRHAEMRKTLRLLEVRLAALDDEPDRDLYELADRLTSQRAGSP